From the Blattabacterium cuenoti genome, one window contains:
- the gldE gene encoding gliding motility-associated protein GldE, whose product MEREYYEYSTNIILGNVLYLILYFVFIVILLLFSALISGSETAFFCLDKKTIDKKTKNNIIKKNLLFKILENKKKLLAIILISNNFSNVGIVILISYLITEFLQGKNIYIFNKNINTFINISLEIILITFVLLLFGEIIPKIYARKNNYSFSIFMSKPLLFIGKFLNPISEIMIFISEIIEKNIIKKKNGISIDQLSKALKITSSNLKKKNIKESQFLQKIVNFGNTEIHQIMTPRIDMFAINKKIDFTNILELIRKQGYSRIPIFKDCIDDIVGVLFAKDLLPFIYNQKFKWNSLIHKPYFVPEKRKIIDLLSDFKKRKIHLAIVVDEYGGTCGLVTLEDVVEEIVGEIFDEFDEDDTSYSKLSKNNYLFDGKTSLINFYRIMKIKEQISFEFEKKKGDADTLGGFIMEICNEFPKKKQIINFLNYSFIIKNINNKRIKTVEVVRKKNDNKLYNKNSFN is encoded by the coding sequence TTGGAAAGGGAATATTATGAATATTCTACGAATATTATTTTAGGAAATGTTTTATATTTAATATTATATTTTGTATTTATAGTAATTCTATTATTATTTTCTGCATTAATATCTGGATCAGAAACCGCTTTTTTTTGTCTTGATAAAAAGACTATTGATAAAAAAACGAAAAATAATATTATAAAAAAAAATCTTCTTTTTAAAATTTTAGAAAATAAAAAAAAACTTTTAGCTATAATTTTAATTTCTAATAATTTTTCTAATGTAGGAATTGTTATATTAATTTCATATTTAATAACAGAATTTTTACAAGGAAAAAATATCTATATTTTTAATAAAAATATTAATACTTTTATTAATATTTCTTTAGAAATTATTTTAATTACTTTTGTATTACTTTTATTTGGAGAAATTATTCCTAAAATTTATGCTAGAAAAAATAACTATAGTTTTTCTATTTTCATGTCTAAACCATTATTATTTATTGGAAAATTTCTTAATCCAATTAGTGAAATAATGATATTTATTTCTGAGATTATAGAGAAAAATATAATAAAGAAAAAAAATGGGATATCTATTGATCAACTTTCAAAAGCATTAAAAATTACATCTTCAAATTTAAAAAAGAAGAATATTAAAGAAAGTCAATTTTTACAAAAAATTGTTAATTTTGGCAACACTGAAATACATCAAATTATGACTCCTAGAATAGATATGTTTGCTATAAATAAAAAAATTGATTTTACTAATATTTTGGAACTAATTCGTAAACAAGGATATTCAAGAATACCAATATTTAAAGATTGTATAGATGATATAGTAGGAGTATTATTTGCAAAAGACTTGTTACCATTTATTTATAACCAAAAATTTAAGTGGAATTCATTGATACATAAACCATATTTTGTTCCAGAAAAAAGAAAAATAATAGATCTTTTAAGTGATTTCAAAAAAAGAAAAATTCATTTAGCAATAGTAGTAGATGAATATGGTGGAACTTGTGGTTTAGTAACTCTTGAAGATGTTGTAGAAGAAATAGTAGGAGAAATTTTTGATGAATTTGATGAAGATGATACATCTTATTCAAAATTAAGTAAAAATAATTATTTGTTTGATGGAAAAACATCTCTAATTAATTTTTATCGTATAATGAAAATAAAAGAACAAATTTCATTTGAATTTGAAAAGAAAAAAGGAGATGCTGATACACTAGGTGGATTTATAATGGAAATATGTAATGAATTTCCAAAAAAAAAACAAATTATAAATTTTTTAAATTATTCTTTTATTATTAAAAATATTAATAATAAAAGAATTAAGACTGTAGAAGTAGTTAGAAAAAAAAATGATAATAAATTATACAATAAAAATTCATTTAATTAA
- a CDS encoding HU family DNA-binding protein gives MTKADIITEIISETGSERTDTQKVIETFMKKIKQSLTSGENVYLRGFGSFIIKYRARKLGRHISKDLSIVIPEHNIPAFKPAKSFTELIKKNVPIKK, from the coding sequence ATGACAAAAGCAGATATAATAACAGAAATCATATCCGAAACTGGATCTGAAAGAACAGACACACAAAAGGTAATAGAAACATTTATGAAAAAAATTAAGCAAAGTTTAACTTCAGGAGAAAATGTTTATTTAAGAGGTTTTGGATCATTTATCATTAAATATAGAGCAAGAAAACTTGGTCGTCATATATCAAAAGATCTATCTATTGTAATTCCAGAGCATAACATTCCAGCATTTAAACCCGCAAAATCTTTTACTGAATTAATAAAAAAAAATGTTCCTATAAAAAAATAA
- a CDS encoding citrate synthase gives MCSIIHIDISGTNYDFPVVYDTFFNKYINISKLRENTGFITFDPGFKNTSITKSSISFINGDKGELLYRGYSIEDLTDKCSFLETIYLILNGELPNIVQLKSFSKKVRELNFINKEIYQIIEKFPKFYHPMEILSSLTHILTTFENYNNLTNNEEMYLSLLAKFPMLAAITYRKKFGLPLSFSKEKICYTSNILKMFFSSKNKSFFNNKIVIDSLDKLFILHADHEQNCSTTTVRLLGTAHVGLFSSISAGITALWGRLHGGANQAVIEMLEYILKSGGNIKKWINKAKNKKDPFRLMGFGHRIYKSFDPRAKIAKKLAENLLNKLEISDPILEIAKNIEEQALKDSYFIEKKLYPNIDFYSGIIYKAIGIPKDMFTVMFAIGRLPGWIAHWKETISNKDPLCRPRQVYTGYKKRNIVRNL, from the coding sequence ATGTGCAGTATTATTCATATAGATATAAGTGGGACCAATTATGATTTTCCTGTAGTTTATGATACTTTTTTTAATAAATATATTAATATCTCAAAATTGAGAGAAAATACAGGTTTTATTACTTTTGATCCTGGTTTTAAAAATACAAGTATTACTAAAAGTTCTATTAGTTTTATAAATGGAGATAAAGGAGAACTTTTATATAGAGGATATTCTATTGAAGACCTTACTGATAAATGTTCTTTTTTAGAAACAATTTATCTTATTTTAAATGGTGAATTACCTAATATTGTACAATTAAAATCATTTTCTAAAAAAGTAAGAGAATTAAATTTTATTAATAAAGAAATTTATCAAATTATAGAAAAATTTCCAAAATTTTATCATCCAATGGAAATTTTGTCATCTTTAACTCATATATTAACTACATTTGAAAATTACAATAATTTAACAAATAATGAAGAAATGTATTTGAGTTTATTGGCAAAATTTCCTATGTTAGCAGCTATAACTTATAGAAAAAAATTTGGATTACCTTTATCTTTTTCAAAAGAAAAAATATGTTATACTTCTAATATATTGAAAATGTTTTTTTCAAGTAAAAATAAATCATTTTTTAATAATAAAATAGTTATAGATTCATTAGATAAATTATTCATTTTACATGCAGATCATGAACAAAATTGTTCTACAACAACAGTACGTTTATTAGGGACTGCTCATGTTGGTTTATTTTCTTCTATATCTGCTGGTATAACTGCATTATGGGGAAGACTACATGGCGGAGCTAATCAAGCTGTAATAGAAATGTTAGAATATATTTTAAAAAGTGGAGGTAATATAAAAAAATGGATTAATAAAGCAAAAAATAAAAAAGATCCATTTCGTTTAATGGGGTTTGGGCATCGTATATACAAAAGTTTTGATCCTAGAGCAAAAATAGCAAAAAAACTTGCAGAAAATTTATTAAATAAATTAGAAATATCAGATCCAATTTTAGAAATTGCAAAAAATATTGAAGAACAAGCATTAAAAGACTCGTATTTTATAGAAAAAAAACTTTATCCAAATATTGATTTTTATTCTGGAATTATTTATAAAGCTATAGGAATTCCCAAAGACATGTTTACAGTAATGTTTGCAATAGGTAGATTACCAGGATGGATAGCTCATTGGAAAGAAACAATATCAAACAAAGATCCATTATGTAGACCTAGACAGGTTTATACAGGATATAAAAAAAGAAATATAGTAAGAAATTTATAA
- a CDS encoding GYDIA family GHMP kinase — protein MYKNKKSFYSNGKLLLTGEYLILCGAFGLALPTIRGQSLTITENKNSNFSSILHWKSFNEVNNIWFEVIFKLPYLDIFYETEKKIAIRLKSLLLKSKKIQKKFLTENYEIQVKTHLEFPINWGLGSSSTLINNIAKWAKINPYFLISNYFNGSGYDIACVYKSKPIIYRIYNKRPYVFPIKFNPKFKEKLFFLHLNKKKSTYDGIQSFYSKIKKKFLNKSINLISSITLKISFCNNLKEFEELLLQHEIIISKILNIPTIKEIYFPDYLGLVKSLGTWGGDFVLISYRKGMKNYFYKKGFNTLIPFNKMIF, from the coding sequence ATGTATAAGAATAAAAAATCTTTTTATAGTAATGGAAAATTGCTACTAACAGGAGAATATTTAATTTTATGTGGAGCATTTGGTTTAGCACTTCCTACAATTAGAGGTCAATCATTAACTATTACAGAAAATAAAAATAGTAATTTTTCTTCTATTTTACATTGGAAGAGTTTTAATGAAGTTAATAATATTTGGTTTGAAGTTATTTTTAAACTTCCTTATTTAGATATTTTTTATGAAACAGAAAAAAAAATAGCTATTAGGTTAAAAAGTTTATTATTAAAGTCTAAAAAAATTCAAAAAAAATTTCTTACAGAAAATTATGAAATACAAGTAAAAACACATTTAGAATTTCCAATAAATTGGGGTTTAGGAAGTAGTTCTACTCTAATAAATAACATTGCTAAATGGGCTAAAATAAATCCTTATTTTTTGATAAGTAATTATTTTAATGGAAGTGGTTATGATATAGCTTGTGTGTATAAGTCTAAACCAATAATATATAGAATTTATAATAAAAGACCTTATGTCTTTCCTATAAAATTTAATCCTAAGTTTAAAGAAAAACTTTTTTTTTTACATCTTAATAAAAAAAAGAGTACTTACGATGGAATACAATCTTTTTACTCAAAAATAAAAAAAAAATTTTTGAATAAAAGTATAAATTTAATATCCTCTATTACTTTAAAAATTTCTTTTTGCAATAATTTAAAAGAATTTGAAGAATTACTATTACAACATGAAATAATAATTTCAAAAATATTAAATATTCCTACTATTAAGGAAATATACTTTCCAGATTATTTAGGATTAGTAAAAAGTTTAGGGACTTGGGGCGGAGATTTTGTATTAATAAGTTATAGAAAAGGAATGAAAAATTATTTTTATAAAAAAGGATTTAATACATTAATCCCATTTAATAAAATGATTTTTTAA
- the fabD gene encoding ACP S-malonyltransferase gives MKAYLFSGQGSQFVGMGKDLYDKSFLAKRLFQLSNKILNFSITSVMFEDKKNILKYTRYTQIAIYIYSVIKTKILNNFNPDMVAGHSLGEFSALSSVGVLSFEDGLRLVKKRADIMQEICENTDGGMAAIFGLEDKIVESICKEKNGNVVPSNYNAPKQIVISGELKFLRKICSHLKKIGTTKIIYLPVHGAFHSPIMEPAKKKLENIIKNITFKKPKCPIYQNVTGNSVTNCGEIKRNIIKHITSPVKWKQTIKNMISVGVSSFEEISPKSILKGMVKKILIEFNKKKCKIM, from the coding sequence ATGAAAGCTTACTTATTTTCCGGTCAAGGGTCACAATTTGTAGGAATGGGAAAAGATTTGTATGATAAAAGTTTTTTAGCTAAAAGATTATTTCAATTATCTAATAAAATTCTAAACTTTTCAATTACATCTGTAATGTTTGAAGATAAAAAAAATATATTAAAATATACAAGATATACACAAATAGCAATATATATTTATTCAGTAATAAAAACTAAAATATTAAATAATTTTAATCCAGATATGGTAGCTGGGCATTCTCTTGGAGAATTTTCTGCTTTGTCTTCAGTTGGAGTACTTTCTTTTGAAGATGGATTAAGATTAGTAAAAAAAAGAGCTGACATTATGCAAGAAATTTGTGAAAATACTGATGGAGGTATGGCAGCAATTTTTGGTTTAGAAGATAAAATAGTTGAATCTATTTGTAAAGAAAAAAATGGAAATGTTGTCCCATCTAATTATAATGCACCTAAACAAATAGTAATATCTGGAGAATTGAAATTTTTAAGAAAAATTTGCTCACATTTAAAAAAAATAGGAACAACAAAAATTATTTATCTTCCTGTTCATGGAGCATTTCATTCTCCAATTATGGAACCAGCAAAAAAAAAATTAGAAAATATTATAAAAAATATAACTTTTAAAAAACCAAAATGTCCAATTTATCAAAATGTAACTGGTAATTCTGTAACAAATTGTGGAGAAATAAAAAGAAATATTATAAAACATATTACATCACCAGTAAAATGGAAACAAACCATAAAAAACATGATTTCTGTTGGAGTTAGTTCATTCGAAGAAATTAGCCCAAAAAGTATTTTAAAAGGAATGGTAAAAAAAATATTAATAGAGTTTAATAAAAAAAAATGCAAAATTATGTAA
- a CDS encoding TatD family hydrolase yields MNITDTHTHLYMDIFEKDLDVIIKNSLSQGIVKFFLPSINKISVKKIIKLKNKYPNIIYPMIGLHPNYVHPSNIEKELDFIQKFINKYSFISIGEIGMDFHLSNKFEYEQKYVFKTQIKLAQKKELPIVIHCRKAFNQVFDILSKEPFYNSIKGVFHCFTGNLEEAIKITNIGMKLGIGGIITFKNNSIVNFLHKIKLDNILLETDSPYLSPHPFRGERNTPINIKIVLKKLSQIYMMPENEIANIIEKNVKNLFFQKD; encoded by the coding sequence ATGAATATTACTGATACTCATACACATTTATACATGGATATATTTGAAAAAGATTTAGATGTCATTATTAAAAATTCTTTATCACAAGGAATAGTAAAATTTTTTCTACCTTCTATTAATAAAATTAGTGTAAAAAAAATAATTAAATTAAAGAATAAATACCCCAATATTATTTATCCAATGATAGGACTACATCCTAACTATGTTCATCCAAGTAATATTGAAAAAGAATTGGATTTTATACAAAAATTTATAAATAAATACTCTTTTATTTCTATAGGAGAAATTGGAATGGATTTTCATTTAAGTAATAAATTTGAATATGAACAAAAATATGTTTTTAAAACTCAAATAAAATTGGCACAGAAAAAAGAATTACCAATAGTAATTCACTGTAGAAAAGCATTTAATCAAGTTTTTGATATTCTTTCAAAAGAACCTTTTTATAATTCTATAAAAGGAGTATTTCATTGTTTTACTGGAAATTTAGAAGAAGCAATTAAAATTACAAATATAGGAATGAAATTAGGAATAGGAGGAATAATAACTTTCAAAAATAATAGTATTGTAAATTTTTTACATAAAATAAAATTAGATAATATTTTATTGGAAACAGATTCTCCATATTTATCACCACATCCTTTTAGAGGAGAAAGAAATACTCCAATAAATATAAAAATAGTTTTGAAAAAATTATCTCAAATTTATATGATGCCAGAAAATGAAATAGCCAATATTATTGAAAAAAACGTAAAAAATTTATTTTTTCAAAAAGATTAA
- the fumC gene encoding class II fumarate hydratase, whose product MIFREEKDTLGTVKIPVEKYWGAQTERSRINFKIGNPNSMPIEIIRSFGLLKKASANANFDLGIISEKKRNIISEVCDEIINGKLDDQFPLVVWQTGSGTHTNMNVNEVISNRCHVKMGEKLENSEKRFIHANDDVNMSQSSNDTFSTAMHIASYKILLEKTIPSIEKLKKSLQKKSLLFKNIVKIGRTHFMDAIPITLGQEFSGYSSQILHGLNSIKRTLQNLSELAIGGTAVGTGLNCPKGYDKKVIKYLSKYTGFPFKVADNKFESIASHDAIVETHSAIKRVAVSLIKISNDIRFLSSGPRSGINEIHLPENEPGSSIMPGKVNPTQCEAIIMVCMQIIGNDVTISMAGASGNCELNVCKPLIIYNFLQSSKLLSDSICSFTSFCVNGITPNYKRIKELLDKSLMLVTALNIHIGYEKSSIIAKKAYLNNSTLKKEAVRLGYLTSEEFDKYVNPYKMI is encoded by the coding sequence ATGATTTTTAGAGAAGAAAAAGATACACTAGGAACTGTTAAAATACCGGTAGAAAAATATTGGGGGGCACAAACAGAAAGATCAAGAATAAATTTTAAAATTGGAAATCCTAATTCAATGCCTATAGAAATTATTCGTTCTTTTGGTCTATTAAAAAAAGCTTCTGCTAATGCAAATTTTGACTTAGGAATTATATCTGAAAAAAAAAGAAACATTATATCAGAAGTTTGTGATGAAATTATAAATGGAAAATTAGATGATCAATTTCCTTTAGTTGTATGGCAAACTGGTTCTGGTACACATACTAATATGAATGTTAATGAAGTAATTTCCAACAGATGTCATGTAAAAATGGGAGAAAAATTGGAAAATAGTGAAAAGAGATTTATACATGCAAACGATGATGTAAACATGTCACAATCATCTAATGATACTTTTTCTACTGCCATGCATATTGCATCTTATAAAATTTTATTGGAAAAAACTATTCCTTCTATTGAAAAATTAAAAAAATCTTTACAAAAAAAATCTTTACTATTTAAAAATATTGTAAAAATAGGAAGGACACATTTTATGGATGCTATACCTATTACTTTAGGACAAGAATTTTCAGGATATTCATCTCAAATATTACATGGATTAAATTCTATAAAAAGAACTTTACAAAATTTATCAGAATTAGCTATAGGTGGAACTGCTGTAGGTACTGGATTAAATTGTCCCAAAGGTTATGATAAAAAAGTTATAAAATATTTATCAAAATATACTGGATTCCCATTTAAAGTAGCAGATAACAAATTTGAATCTATAGCATCTCATGATGCTATAGTTGAAACTCATTCAGCTATAAAAAGGGTTGCTGTATCATTAATAAAAATATCTAATGATATTAGATTTTTATCATCCGGACCTAGATCAGGAATTAATGAAATTCATTTACCTGAGAATGAACCTGGTTCATCTATTATGCCTGGAAAAGTAAATCCTACTCAATGTGAAGCAATTATTATGGTTTGTATGCAAATAATAGGAAATGATGTTACTATTTCTATGGCAGGGGCTTCAGGAAATTGTGAATTAAATGTTTGTAAACCATTAATCATATATAATTTTTTGCAATCATCAAAATTGTTATCAGATTCTATATGTTCTTTTACTTCTTTTTGTGTTAATGGAATTACTCCAAATTACAAAAGGATTAAGGAATTATTAGATAAATCATTGATGTTAGTTACTGCACTTAACATTCATATTGGATATGAAAAATCATCTATTATAGCAAAAAAAGCATATTTAAATAATAGTACTTTAAAAAAAGAGGCAGTTCGTTTAGGTTATTTAACTTCTGAAGAATTTGATAAATATGTAAATCCATATAAAATGATTTAA
- a CDS encoding septum formation initiator family protein translates to MVKISKKKIKKILINKYFLISFSFIIWICFFDTNSLILHYKFKITIDKMMLYRNFIKKKILHEKKIVKKLSTDLKFIEKYAREKFYMKKEDEDLFVYKDDKEISSINM, encoded by the coding sequence ATGGTAAAAATATCAAAGAAAAAAATTAAAAAAATATTAATAAATAAATATTTTTTGATTAGTTTTTCTTTTATAATATGGATATGTTTTTTTGATACTAATTCTTTAATTCTTCATTATAAATTTAAAATAACCATTGATAAAATGATGTTATATAGAAATTTTATTAAGAAAAAAATTTTACATGAAAAAAAAATTGTTAAGAAACTGTCTACTGATTTAAAATTCATAGAAAAATATGCTAGAGAAAAATTTTATATGAAAAAAGAAGATGAGGATTTATTTGTTTATAAAGATGACAAAGAAATATCATCTATTAATATGTAA
- the mnmG gene encoding tRNA uridine-5-carboxymethylaminomethyl(34) synthesis enzyme MnmG, with the protein MFNNTYDIIVVGGGHAGLEASFASANMGCNTLLITSNLQTIGQMSCNPAIGGIAKGQIVREIDALGGFSGIITDCSSIQFRMLNTSKGPAMWSPRAQCDRRLFSYYWRFFLEKNDKIDIYQDTVVSLIVEKYKVKGVITYFGIKIKTHTVILTNGTFLNGIIHIGKKKIKGGRISESGVKGITEQLSKCFGFKHGRMKTGTSPRVDGRSLNYEKMEVQYGDINPKKFSFFYKTNKLIKQCKCYITYTNKIVHDIIKDNLGSSPIFSKSINGVSPRYCPSIEEKIYRFTNKDRHPIFVEPEGWNTVEMYVNGFSTSFPEKIQYESLKKIKGFEKIKILRPGYAIEYDYFYPEQLKLTLESKYIDNLFFAGQINGTTGYEEASAQGLIAGINASLKIKKKESFILKRNEAYIGVLIDDLVTKGTKEPYRMFTSRAEYRMLLRQDNADERLTHIGYKIGLISKNKIRIVNEKKNKINKCLHLFRNYFINPIDINFILKNKNFPIISDKKTIESILSRSEVSIEDIKSIPLVIDQIKKNDFDKEILEAVSIKIKYKGYIDREKRNAKKLLKLENIKIPNNFNYKNINSLSIEAREKLTYYKPTSLAQASRISGVSPSDLSILLLHINR; encoded by the coding sequence ATGTTTAATAATACATACGACATAATAGTAGTAGGGGGAGGTCATGCAGGATTAGAGGCTTCTTTTGCTTCTGCAAATATGGGATGTAACACATTACTTATAACTTCAAATTTACAAACAATAGGGCAAATGTCTTGTAATCCAGCAATTGGAGGTATTGCAAAAGGACAAATTGTTAGAGAAATAGATGCTTTAGGTGGTTTTTCCGGAATAATTACAGATTGTAGTAGTATTCAATTTAGAATGCTAAATACATCTAAAGGACCGGCTATGTGGAGTCCTAGAGCTCAATGTGATAGAAGATTATTTTCCTATTATTGGAGATTTTTTTTAGAAAAGAATGATAAAATAGATATTTACCAGGATACTGTAGTTTCTCTTATTGTAGAAAAATACAAAGTTAAAGGAGTAATTACCTATTTTGGAATTAAAATTAAAACTCATACAGTTATTCTAACAAATGGAACTTTTTTGAATGGAATAATTCATATTGGTAAAAAAAAAATTAAAGGAGGACGAATATCAGAAAGTGGAGTTAAAGGAATAACAGAACAATTAAGTAAATGTTTTGGATTTAAACATGGAAGAATGAAAACAGGTACTTCTCCTAGAGTTGATGGAAGGTCTTTAAATTATGAAAAAATGGAAGTACAGTATGGAGATATTAATCCAAAGAAATTTTCTTTTTTTTATAAGACAAATAAATTGATAAAACAATGTAAATGTTATATAACTTATACAAATAAAATTGTTCATGATATTATTAAAGATAATTTAGGATCATCTCCAATTTTTTCTAAATCAATAAATGGAGTAAGTCCTAGATATTGTCCATCTATAGAAGAAAAAATTTATAGGTTTACAAATAAAGATAGACATCCTATATTTGTTGAACCAGAAGGGTGGAATACAGTAGAAATGTATGTTAATGGATTTTCTACTTCATTTCCAGAAAAAATACAATATGAATCTTTGAAAAAAATAAAAGGTTTTGAAAAAATAAAAATATTAAGACCAGGTTATGCGATTGAATATGATTATTTTTATCCTGAACAGTTAAAACTTACATTAGAAAGTAAATATATTGATAATCTTTTTTTTGCTGGACAAATAAATGGAACAACAGGGTATGAAGAAGCATCTGCTCAAGGATTAATAGCTGGGATTAATGCAAGTTTGAAAATTAAAAAAAAAGAATCTTTTATTCTTAAAAGGAATGAAGCTTATATTGGAGTTTTGATAGATGATTTAGTAACAAAAGGAACAAAAGAACCATATAGAATGTTTACTTCAAGAGCCGAATACAGAATGTTATTACGTCAAGATAATGCAGATGAAAGATTAACACATATAGGATATAAAATAGGATTAATATCAAAAAATAAAATTAGAATAGTAAATGAAAAAAAAAATAAAATAAATAAATGTTTACATTTATTTAGAAATTACTTTATTAATCCAATAGATATTAATTTTATTTTAAAAAATAAAAATTTTCCTATAATAAGTGATAAAAAAACAATAGAATCAATATTGTCTCGTTCTGAAGTAAGTATAGAAGATATAAAATCTATTCCATTAGTAATAGATCAGATAAAAAAAAATGATTTTGATAAAGAAATATTAGAAGCAGTATCAATAAAGATTAAATATAAAGGATATATTGATAGAGAAAAAAGAAATGCAAAAAAGCTATTGAAATTAGAAAATATTAAAATTCCAAATAATTTTAATTATAAAAATATTAATTCTTTATCTATAGAAGCTAGAGAAAAATTAACTTATTATAAACCAACTTCTTTAGCACAAGCTTCTAGAATTAGTGGAGTATCTCCTTCTGATTTAAGTATTTTATTATTACATATTAATAGATGA
- the ybeY gene encoding rRNA maturation RNase YbeY: protein MIKLFYEIPYFRIKNKYFFLNEIPILLKNEGGIVGNINYIFCCNDYLLDLNNKYLKKNFYTDVIAFNYSKNKCISGDIFISVEQVLYNSKKWNQLFIFELNKVMIHALLHFLGYNDKKKSDKKIMEKKENFYLNLFK, encoded by the coding sequence ATGATTAAATTATTCTATGAAATTCCATATTTTAGAATTAAAAATAAATATTTTTTTTTAAATGAAATTCCTATTTTGTTAAAAAATGAAGGTGGAATTGTAGGTAATATAAATTATATTTTTTGTTGTAATGATTATCTTTTAGATTTAAACAATAAGTACCTTAAAAAGAATTTTTATACTGATGTAATTGCATTTAACTATTCAAAAAATAAATGTATATCAGGAGATATATTTATTAGTGTGGAACAAGTTTTATATAATTCAAAAAAATGGAATCAATTATTTATTTTTGAATTAAATAAAGTTATGATTCACGCTTTGTTACATTTTTTAGGATATAATGATAAAAAAAAATCAGATAAAAAAATAATGGAAAAAAAGGAAAATTTTTATTTAAATTTATTTAAATAA
- a CDS encoding CDP-alcohol phosphatidyltransferase family protein: MNYKNFFNYSVIFTLLSIVFDVLDGYISRIMKNTDNKFGRELDSLADMVSFGVVPTLTTYLLLKKLNINFYIEWISISIAIFSALRLAKFNTYNNKKGLKTPINTLFFYSIFIIINTKTSFFIKKIIINNPIIIIILLFFSCYFLISKISMLSLKFQGLSWNKNKIRYIFIFSSLFLFMILQVFSLPCIIINYIIISILFKNKKNCI; this comes from the coding sequence TTGAATTATAAAAATTTTTTTAATTATTCTGTAATATTTACTTTACTATCCATAGTATTTGATGTACTAGATGGATATATTTCTAGAATAATGAAAAATACAGATAATAAATTTGGTAGAGAACTAGATTCTCTTGCAGATATGGTCTCTTTTGGAGTAGTACCTACATTAACTACCTACTTATTATTGAAAAAGTTAAATATTAATTTTTATATAGAATGGATTTCTATATCAATAGCTATTTTTTCTGCATTACGTTTGGCTAAATTTAATACTTATAATAATAAAAAAGGGTTGAAAACCCCAATAAATACATTATTTTTTTATTCTATTTTTATTATTATAAATACAAAAACTTCTTTTTTTATAAAAAAAATTATTATCAATAATCCAATTATTATAATAATTTTACTATTTTTTTCATGTTATTTTTTAATATCTAAAATATCAATGCTGTCTTTAAAATTTCAAGGTTTATCTTGGAATAAAAATAAAATTCGTTATATTTTTATATTTTCTAGTTTATTTTTATTTATGATTTTACAAGTATTTTCTTTACCATGTATTATTATTAATTACATAATTATCTCTATTTTATTTAAAAATAAAAAAAATTGTATATGA